A window of the Halobacterium hubeiense genome harbors these coding sequences:
- a CDS encoding ABC transporter permease encodes MSRLARIRAEASATYRTFLRRRTAVFFTFFFPVLLIVIFAGLVRTTSGSGGLFTEPTAYYVPAYLATVVLFTPLSRVGSTVARHREGNRFEKLSTTPLTRAEWLAAHTLVNVALIAAACAVLLVALLATGASFALSPWLAVLVPATSVVFCGVGAVIGSYADGQDGAIAASNGIALPVLFLSETFVQPELFPAWFRPVVDLSPLAYFARGVRAATTPGGDVTTNAAVVVALAVVAFAVGTLAIPWTE; translated from the coding sequence ATGAGCCGGCTCGCCCGGATTCGCGCGGAAGCGTCCGCGACCTACCGGACGTTCCTGCGCCGTCGGACGGCGGTGTTCTTCACGTTCTTCTTCCCGGTGTTGCTCATCGTCATCTTCGCCGGCCTCGTCCGCACGACGTCGGGCAGCGGCGGGCTATTCACGGAGCCGACCGCCTACTACGTGCCGGCGTACCTCGCGACCGTCGTGCTGTTCACGCCGCTGTCGCGGGTCGGGAGCACGGTCGCGCGCCACCGCGAGGGCAACCGCTTCGAGAAGCTCTCGACGACGCCGCTGACGCGCGCGGAGTGGCTGGCCGCGCACACGCTCGTCAACGTCGCGCTCATCGCGGCGGCCTGCGCGGTGCTGCTGGTCGCACTCCTCGCGACGGGCGCGTCGTTCGCGCTCTCCCCGTGGCTCGCGGTGCTCGTGCCCGCGACCTCGGTGGTGTTCTGCGGCGTCGGCGCGGTCATCGGGAGCTACGCGGACGGCCAGGACGGCGCTATCGCCGCGAGCAACGGCATCGCGCTCCCCGTCCTCTTCCTCTCGGAGACGTTCGTCCAACCCGAACTGTTCCCGGCGTGGTTCCGGCCGGTCGTGGACCTCTCGCCGCTGGCGTACTTCGCGCGGGGCGTCCGCGCGGCCACCACGCCGGGCGGCGACGTGACGACGAACGCGGCGGTCGTCGTCGCGCTGGCGGTCGTCGCGTTCGCCGTCGGCACGCTCGCGATTCCGTGGACCGAGTGA
- a CDS encoding ABC transporter ATP-binding protein: protein MTPAVVAEDVRKAYGDTAAVDGVSLSVGEGEVFALVGPNGAGKTTLVRCLTGTTTPDSGRVELLGEAPDETNDQRVGLLPQDFAPPDRLTAGELVGYYAGLYDDARDPDAVLSEVGLDADNDTWYGDLSGGERRRACVAAALVNAPDVLFLDEPTTAVDPAGRRALWRVFEDLAESGTTIFLTTHDMAEAERLADRVALLADGEVAATGTPGELVAAHGGDPRLVVELPEETERAPAVPGFDPEVTREGLVFSNVAPESIGGVVAALDDAGVGFEALSWREPTLEDAYLALAGDAEGVEVRR, encoded by the coding sequence ATGACTCCCGCAGTCGTCGCCGAAGACGTTCGGAAGGCCTACGGCGACACCGCTGCCGTGGACGGCGTCTCGCTGTCGGTCGGCGAGGGCGAGGTGTTCGCGCTCGTCGGGCCGAACGGCGCGGGCAAGACGACGCTCGTGCGCTGTCTCACCGGCACGACGACACCCGACAGCGGCCGCGTCGAGTTGCTCGGCGAGGCGCCCGACGAGACCAACGACCAGCGCGTCGGCCTGCTCCCGCAGGACTTCGCACCGCCGGACCGCCTCACCGCGGGCGAACTCGTCGGCTACTACGCGGGCCTCTACGACGACGCTCGCGACCCCGACGCGGTGCTGTCGGAGGTCGGTCTCGACGCCGACAACGACACGTGGTACGGCGACCTCTCGGGCGGCGAGCGGCGCCGCGCGTGCGTCGCCGCGGCGCTCGTGAACGCCCCGGACGTGCTGTTCCTCGACGAGCCGACGACCGCCGTCGACCCGGCGGGCCGGCGCGCGCTCTGGCGCGTGTTCGAGGACCTCGCGGAGTCGGGGACGACCATCTTCCTCACCACGCACGACATGGCGGAAGCCGAGCGCCTCGCCGACCGCGTCGCGCTGCTCGCGGACGGCGAGGTGGCGGCGACCGGGACGCCGGGAGAACTCGTCGCCGCACACGGCGGCGACCCCCGGCTCGTCGTCGAACTCCCGGAAGAAACCGAGCGTGCGCCCGCAGTTCCGGGCTTCGACCCCGAGGTGACGCGGGAGGGACTGGTGTTCTCGAACGTCGCGCCCGAGAGCATCGGCGGGGTCGTGGCGGCGCTGGACGACGCGGGCGTCGGCTTCGAGGCGCTGTCGTGGCGCGAGCCGACGCTGGAGGACGCGTACCTCGCGCTCGCCGGCGACGCCGAGGGCGTGGAGGTGCGGCGATGA
- a CDS encoding DUF7546 family protein, protein MPTRKALLYAAFVLNGELALVLFYFAVSSSVPTDPVVLAYPFVWINASIWAVSRVDLPEASRRQRAFALALGVAYFLVLGGVGGLFMFHGADLGARVSWLSPGWGPAFVYSGADLTVSLLPFKVIGYATLAYLVAATVLDAAKTGVAGLLGLLACVSCAWPVAATVFTGAFGSASALAAAAQNEPYALSTVVFVSSVLLLAWRPTQ, encoded by the coding sequence GTGCCCACGCGGAAGGCACTTTTGTACGCCGCGTTCGTGCTGAACGGCGAACTGGCGCTCGTGCTGTTCTACTTCGCGGTGTCGTCGTCGGTCCCCACCGACCCCGTGGTGCTGGCGTACCCGTTCGTCTGGATCAACGCCTCCATCTGGGCGGTTTCCCGGGTGGACCTCCCCGAAGCCTCCCGGCGACAGCGCGCGTTCGCGCTCGCGCTCGGAGTGGCGTACTTCCTCGTGCTGGGCGGGGTCGGCGGCCTGTTCATGTTCCACGGCGCCGACCTCGGCGCGCGCGTCTCCTGGCTCTCCCCGGGCTGGGGGCCGGCGTTCGTCTACAGCGGGGCGGACCTCACCGTCAGCCTGCTCCCGTTCAAGGTCATCGGGTACGCGACGCTGGCGTACCTCGTCGCCGCGACCGTCCTCGACGCCGCGAAGACCGGCGTCGCGGGCCTGCTCGGGCTGCTCGCGTGCGTGAGCTGCGCGTGGCCGGTCGCCGCAACCGTGTTCACGGGCGCGTTCGGGAGCGCGTCCGCGCTGGCGGCCGCCGCGCAGAACGAGCCGTACGCGCTCTCGACGGTCGTGTTCGTCTCCTCGGTGCTGTTGCTCGCGTGGCGGCCGACCCAGTAG
- the cyoE gene encoding heme o synthase yields MGVYALLVVGATSALTDAAAACRSWPACDGRWYALDSVSLAVVWGHRTAAVVTGVLVLVAAVMAWRRDTARRVRAAVTVALAAYPVQVAVGALTATSPGAAALGGAHLALGVLIFAGLVAALAWTLEAQTGHLPSSEWEGEPKGEDEDASAPASGPLATAYAYFRLTKPRLMWLLCLVAAAGMALAAGPSLSSETVALTLGGGVLAIGASGTFNHVLEREKDKKMSRTDDRPIATDRIPKRNAVAFGLTLAAASLAAFYSVNPLTAALGFTAIVFYSVVYTLVLKPNTRQSTVIGGAAGALPALIGWAAVTGDVGVAGLALAAVIFLWTPAHFYNLALAYKDDYERGGFPLMPVVSGEATTRKHIVYYLGATLVSAVALSELAGLGVLYAATTVVLGGVFLYAAMRLHRERDRAAAMRAFHASNAYLGCLLVAVVVDAMVV; encoded by the coding sequence ATGGGCGTCTACGCGCTGCTCGTCGTCGGCGCGACGTCGGCGCTGACGGACGCCGCGGCGGCGTGTCGCTCGTGGCCGGCCTGTGACGGACGCTGGTACGCGCTCGACTCGGTGTCGCTGGCGGTCGTCTGGGGCCACCGGACCGCAGCCGTCGTCACCGGCGTGCTCGTGCTCGTCGCCGCGGTGATGGCGTGGCGTCGCGACACCGCCAGGCGCGTCCGCGCCGCGGTCACGGTGGCGCTGGCCGCCTACCCGGTACAGGTCGCGGTCGGCGCGCTCACCGCGACGTCGCCGGGGGCGGCCGCGCTCGGCGGCGCGCACCTCGCGCTCGGCGTGCTCATCTTCGCCGGGCTGGTCGCCGCGCTCGCGTGGACGCTGGAAGCCCAGACGGGCCACCTGCCGTCCAGCGAGTGGGAGGGCGAACCGAAGGGCGAGGACGAGGACGCGTCCGCGCCCGCCTCGGGCCCGCTGGCGACCGCGTACGCGTACTTCCGGTTGACGAAGCCGCGGCTGATGTGGCTGCTCTGTCTGGTCGCCGCCGCGGGCATGGCGCTGGCCGCCGGCCCGAGCCTGAGCTCGGAGACCGTCGCGTTGACGCTCGGCGGCGGCGTGCTCGCCATCGGCGCGTCGGGCACGTTCAACCACGTGCTCGAACGCGAGAAGGACAAGAAGATGTCCCGCACCGACGACCGGCCAATCGCGACCGACCGCATCCCGAAGCGCAACGCGGTCGCCTTCGGCCTGACGCTGGCGGCGGCGTCGCTGGCCGCGTTCTACAGCGTGAATCCGCTGACGGCGGCGCTTGGGTTCACCGCCATCGTGTTCTACTCGGTCGTCTACACGCTCGTGTTGAAGCCCAACACCCGACAGAGCACCGTCATCGGCGGCGCGGCGGGCGCGCTCCCCGCGCTCATCGGCTGGGCCGCGGTGACCGGCGACGTGGGCGTCGCTGGGCTGGCGCTCGCGGCGGTCATCTTCCTGTGGACGCCCGCGCACTTCTACAACCTCGCGCTGGCGTACAAGGACGACTACGAGCGCGGCGGCTTCCCGCTGATGCCGGTCGTCAGCGGCGAAGCCACCACCCGCAAGCACATCGTCTACTACCTCGGCGCGACGCTCGTCTCCGCGGTGGCGCTCTCGGAGCTGGCGGGCCTCGGCGTGCTGTACGCCGCGACCACGGTCGTCCTGGGTGGCGTGTTCCTGTACGCCGCGATGCGGCTCCACCGAGAGCGCGACCGCGCCGCCGCGATGCGCGCGTTCCACGCGTCGAACGCCTACCTCGGCTGCCTGCTCGTGGCCGTGGTCGTGGACGCGATGGTGGTCTGA
- the coxB gene encoding cytochrome c oxidase subunit II, translating to MRGKRLVPVLVAAVGFLAAFVDPVAAQQYQSVTEGLIRNLNSMLLAAALPVTLLVEGILVYTVWKFRNSDEAKPTKENRRLEITWTVATAVVLLFVGVAAYGVMAQPSVTATQADAQEAMAEDDTVVVDAVGVQWYWNYDYPEENLTVSSGTATSGVDVGNQPMVVPEDTKLVIRTESDDVIHAFHAPEIGLKADAVPGQTNYLITEVNEKGSYQLYCAEFCGQGHSEMLGTIAVVEEDKYQEWVEDPENTTIDA from the coding sequence ATGAGAGGCAAGCGGCTCGTACCCGTTCTCGTCGCCGCCGTCGGCTTCCTCGCCGCCTTCGTGGACCCGGTCGCTGCCCAGCAGTACCAGTCGGTGACCGAGGGGCTCATCCGCAACCTGAACTCGATGCTGCTCGCGGCCGCGCTCCCGGTCACGCTGCTCGTCGAGGGCATCCTCGTCTACACGGTGTGGAAGTTCCGGAACAGCGACGAGGCGAAACCGACCAAGGAGAACCGCCGGCTCGAAATCACGTGGACCGTCGCCACCGCCGTCGTCCTCCTGTTCGTCGGCGTCGCCGCCTACGGCGTGATGGCCCAGCCGTCGGTCACCGCCACGCAGGCCGACGCGCAGGAAGCGATGGCCGAGGACGACACCGTCGTCGTTGACGCCGTCGGCGTCCAGTGGTACTGGAACTACGACTACCCCGAGGAGAACCTCACCGTGAGCTCCGGCACCGCGACCAGCGGCGTCGACGTCGGCAACCAACCGATGGTGGTCCCGGAGGACACGAAGCTCGTGATACGCACTGAGTCCGACGACGTGATTCACGCGTTCCACGCGCCCGAAATCGGCCTGAAGGCCGACGCCGTCCCCGGACAGACGAACTACCTTATCACCGAGGTCAACGAGAAGGGCTCCTACCAGCTCTACTGCGCCGAGTTCTGCGGGCAGGGCCACTCCGAGATGCTCGGCACCATCGCGGTCGTCGAGGAGGACAAGTATCAGGAGTGGGTCGAGGACCCCGAGAACACGACCATCGACGCGTAA
- a CDS encoding biotin--[acetyl-CoA-carboxylase] ligase — MTVDADRLRSLVDAPVVHRESVPSTNDLARAEGRDGAAHGTFVVADEQSAGRGRTGNAWASPPGGVWSSTLVSPDFDASHVGRLTFAGGLAAAETVEAFGVDAGLKWPNDVVVGDDARKLCGVLTEAVVDEVPVAGKPVDEVLPGTDPADAELSFAVLGIGVNAALDPSDLDVDREVTTLREEVGDVDATEVAATLHERLLAWVERVGTDDGFAAALDAWRDRSATLGERVRVETRGGETVVGTASGVTSRGALVVETADGDVTVTEGECSRLRRA, encoded by the coding sequence ATGACAGTCGACGCCGACCGGCTGCGCTCGCTCGTCGACGCGCCGGTCGTCCACCGCGAGTCGGTGCCGAGTACGAACGACCTCGCGCGCGCCGAGGGCCGCGACGGCGCCGCCCACGGCACGTTCGTCGTCGCGGACGAGCAGAGCGCGGGCCGCGGCCGCACGGGGAACGCGTGGGCGTCCCCGCCGGGCGGCGTCTGGTCGAGCACGCTCGTCTCCCCCGACTTCGACGCGAGCCACGTCGGCCGCCTGACGTTCGCGGGCGGGCTGGCGGCCGCCGAGACCGTCGAGGCCTTCGGCGTGGACGCGGGGCTGAAGTGGCCCAACGACGTGGTCGTCGGCGACGACGCGCGGAAGCTCTGCGGCGTGCTCACCGAGGCCGTCGTCGACGAGGTGCCGGTGGCCGGCAAGCCCGTGGACGAAGTGCTGCCGGGGACTGACCCCGCCGACGCCGAACTGTCGTTCGCGGTGCTGGGCATCGGCGTGAACGCGGCCCTCGACCCGAGCGACCTCGACGTGGACAGGGAGGTGACGACGCTCCGGGAAGAGGTCGGGGACGTGGACGCGACGGAGGTCGCGGCGACGCTCCACGAGCGGCTGCTGGCGTGGGTCGAGCGCGTCGGGACCGACGACGGGTTCGCGGCGGCGCTGGACGCGTGGCGCGACCGGAGCGCGACGCTCGGCGAGCGCGTGCGCGTGGAGACCCGCGGCGGCGAGACGGTCGTCGGAACCGCAAGCGGCGTCACGTCCCGCGGCGCGCTCGTCGTCGAGACGGCGGACGGCGACGTGACGGTCACGGAGGGCGAGTGCAGTCGGCTCCGCCGCGCGTAG
- a CDS encoding cytochrome c oxidase subunit 3: MTVTDDSEDHGHHLPAVEDWPKGFGEASWWPFITAVGAAGFYIGAALYVLGQNETFGFVTPMVGPAVFVGSLFVFLAGLYGWVYHAFVKHFWSRDTTGGKALRWGMILFLGTEVATFGAGFTYYFFIRAGSQWSQALTHVPDGFLGALVLANTAILVVSSFTLHFAHVALRKGNRSRFLGLLVATLVLGVVFIAGQVYEYYEFIVHEGLSPTGGVFESAFFGLTGLHGLHVTLGAVLLAIVTVRAFKGQYSHERDVSVATVSMYWHFVDAVWIFLVVVLYAGAEVSF; the protein is encoded by the coding sequence ATGACCGTCACGGACGACTCAGAGGACCACGGCCACCACCTGCCGGCCGTGGAGGACTGGCCGAAGGGCTTCGGTGAGGCCAGCTGGTGGCCGTTCATCACCGCCGTCGGGGCCGCCGGGTTCTACATCGGGGCCGCACTGTACGTGCTCGGGCAGAACGAGACGTTCGGGTTCGTCACGCCGATGGTCGGGCCGGCCGTCTTCGTGGGGAGCCTGTTCGTCTTCCTCGCGGGCCTGTACGGCTGGGTCTACCACGCCTTCGTGAAGCACTTCTGGAGCCGGGATACCACCGGCGGCAAGGCGCTCCGCTGGGGGATGATACTGTTCCTCGGCACCGAAGTCGCGACGTTCGGCGCCGGGTTCACGTACTACTTCTTCATCCGCGCGGGCTCGCAGTGGTCGCAAGCGCTCACCCACGTTCCCGACGGGTTCCTGGGCGCGCTCGTCCTCGCGAACACCGCCATCCTCGTGGTCTCTAGTTTCACGCTGCACTTCGCGCACGTCGCGCTCCGGAAGGGCAACCGGTCGCGGTTCCTCGGCCTGCTCGTCGCGACGCTCGTGCTCGGCGTGGTGTTCATCGCCGGCCAGGTGTACGAGTACTACGAGTTCATCGTCCACGAGGGCCTGTCGCCGACCGGCGGCGTCTTCGAGAGCGCGTTCTTCGGGCTGACCGGCCTCCACGGCCTCCACGTGACGCTGGGCGCGGTCCTGCTGGCCATCGTCACCGTCCGCGCGTTCAAGGGCCAGTACTCCCACGAGCGCGACGTCTCCGTGGCAACCGTCTCGATGTACTGGCACTTCGTGGACGCCGTCTGGATCTTCCTCGTCGTCGTGCTGTACGCCGGCGCCGAGGTCAGCTTCTAA
- a CDS encoding DUF7541 family protein yields MVEQTEQGLSDQYPRASPWPIPFVLGFVISEIGILFDGLLPVAVGGLVLLAGSVVGILRESGFAATLYRPALAVGALFGAGGAALYVATSATARGLALAGTGVVVVAASVALFLYETGRL; encoded by the coding sequence ATGGTCGAGCAAACGGAGCAGGGACTGAGCGACCAGTATCCGCGCGCCAGCCCGTGGCCGATACCGTTCGTGTTGGGGTTCGTCATCTCCGAAATCGGCATCCTCTTCGACGGGCTGCTCCCCGTCGCCGTCGGCGGCCTCGTGTTGCTCGCGGGCAGCGTCGTCGGCATCCTCCGCGAGTCCGGGTTCGCGGCCACGCTGTACCGGCCCGCGCTGGCGGTCGGCGCGCTGTTCGGCGCGGGCGGCGCCGCCCTCTACGTCGCCACGTCCGCGACTGCGCGCGGCCTCGCGCTCGCCGGCACCGGCGTCGTCGTCGTCGCCGCGTCGGTGGCGCTGTTCCTCTACGAGACCGGGCGCCTGTAA
- a CDS encoding DUF6684 family protein, which translates to MSSSLFDTDTILDLTVNIVPLAILAFFFVGFFVVNPWGAGFTLERVIQFILVGWVFVALAILTYAAAKRIETGDEEVGPH; encoded by the coding sequence ATGAGTTCCAGCCTCTTCGACACGGACACGATTCTCGACCTCACGGTCAACATCGTCCCGCTCGCCATCCTCGCGTTCTTCTTCGTGGGGTTCTTCGTCGTGAACCCGTGGGGCGCGGGATTCACGCTCGAACGCGTCATCCAGTTCATCCTCGTCGGCTGGGTGTTCGTCGCGCTCGCCATCCTCACGTACGCCGCCGCCAAGCGCATCGAGACCGGCGACGAGGAAGTCGGCCCGCACTGA
- the ctaD gene encoding cytochrome c oxidase subunit I — protein MASSPLVLTVLMGVLLVAVAASLARLEDWRSYTPLSDVGGALGERTEHGHEEKPGGIVRWLTTVDHKDIGILYGAYGAIAFVWGGLAVLLMRVELAAPATDVIGPSLYNGLLTSHGITMLFLFGTPMIAAFGNYFIPLLIGADDMAFPRINAIAFWLLPPGALLVWSGFLIPGVATAQTSWTMYTPLSIQMSSPAIDMMLLGLHLTGVSATMGAINFVATIFTERGDDVGWPSLDIFSWTMLTQSGLILFAFPLLGSALIMLLLDRNFGTTFFTVAGGDPILWQHLFWFFGHPEVYILVLPPMGLVSLILPKFSGRKLFGFKFVVYSTLAIGVLSFGVWAHHMFTTGIDPRLRASFMAVSLAIAIPSAVKVFNWITTMWNGKLRLTAPMLFCIGFVQNFIIGGVTGIFLAAIPVDLILHDTYYVVGHFHFIVYGAIGFALFAGTYYWFPMVTGRMYQKKLAHAHFWLGLVGSNLTFLAMLWLGYGGMPRRYATYLPQFVTAHQIATAGAFLIAISTLLWVWNMVVSWKEGPKVDSGDPWNLENTDQLTNDWEWYEQQRDSPVPATDGGEPDDAQSAD, from the coding sequence ATGGCCTCGTCACCACTGGTGCTAACCGTGCTGATGGGCGTGCTTCTCGTCGCGGTGGCCGCCTCCCTCGCACGTCTCGAGGACTGGCGGTCGTACACGCCTCTCAGCGACGTCGGCGGTGCGCTCGGGGAGCGCACCGAACACGGACACGAAGAGAAGCCGGGCGGCATCGTCCGGTGGCTCACGACGGTCGACCACAAGGACATCGGGATTCTCTACGGCGCGTACGGCGCCATCGCGTTCGTCTGGGGTGGACTCGCCGTGCTCCTGATGCGCGTCGAACTCGCCGCGCCCGCGACGGACGTCATCGGGCCGTCGCTGTACAACGGACTCCTGACCAGTCACGGCATCACGATGCTGTTCCTGTTCGGGACGCCGATGATTGCGGCGTTCGGGAACTACTTCATCCCGCTGCTCATCGGCGCCGACGACATGGCGTTCCCGCGCATCAACGCCATCGCGTTCTGGCTGCTGCCGCCGGGCGCGCTCCTCGTCTGGAGCGGCTTCCTGATTCCCGGCGTCGCGACCGCCCAGACCAGCTGGACGATGTACACGCCGCTGTCGATTCAGATGTCCAGCCCCGCCATCGACATGATGCTGCTGGGCCTCCACCTCACGGGGGTTTCGGCGACGATGGGCGCCATCAACTTCGTCGCGACCATCTTCACCGAGCGCGGGGACGACGTCGGCTGGCCGAGCCTCGACATCTTCTCGTGGACGATGCTCACCCAGTCGGGGCTCATCCTGTTCGCGTTCCCGCTGCTGGGCAGCGCGCTCATCATGCTGCTGCTCGACCGCAACTTCGGCACGACGTTCTTCACGGTCGCCGGCGGTGACCCGATTCTCTGGCAGCACCTGTTCTGGTTCTTCGGCCACCCCGAGGTGTACATTCTCGTGCTCCCGCCGATGGGACTGGTCAGTCTCATCCTGCCGAAGTTCTCGGGGCGGAAGCTGTTCGGGTTCAAGTTCGTCGTCTACTCGACGCTGGCCATCGGCGTGCTGAGTTTCGGCGTGTGGGCCCACCACATGTTCACCACGGGCATCGACCCGCGGCTCCGCGCGAGCTTCATGGCGGTATCACTCGCGATTGCGATACCGTCCGCGGTGAAGGTGTTCAACTGGATCACCACGATGTGGAACGGGAAGCTCCGCCTGACCGCGCCGATGCTGTTCTGCATCGGCTTCGTCCAGAACTTCATCATCGGCGGCGTCACCGGCATCTTCCTCGCCGCCATCCCCGTGGACCTCATCCTCCACGACACCTACTACGTCGTCGGTCACTTCCACTTCATCGTCTACGGCGCCATCGGGTTCGCGCTGTTCGCGGGCACCTACTACTGGTTCCCGATGGTCACCGGCCGCATGTACCAGAAGAAGCTCGCGCACGCGCACTTCTGGCTCGGCCTCGTCGGGTCGAACCTGACCTTCCTCGCGATGCTGTGGCTCGGCTACGGCGGCATGCCGCGGCGGTACGCGACCTACCTCCCGCAGTTCGTCACCGCCCACCAGATCGCGACCGCGGGCGCGTTCCTCATCGCCATCAGCACCCTGCTGTGGGTGTGGAACATGGTCGTCTCCTGGAAAGAGGGGCCGAAGGTCGACAGCGGCGACCCGTGGAACCTCGAGAACACCGACCAGCTCACCAACGACTGGGAGTGGTACGAGCAACAGCGTGACTCGCCGGTCCCGGCGACGGACGGCGGCGAGCCCGACGACGCCCAGTCCGCGGACTGA
- a CDS encoding DUF7520 family protein, protein MSEPDTRGRRVVVWMYVSAVAVAGLFGYVLGIIVYGDGGGPAGPLVEGSGASYGAIGPITFQLNPLNLAAFGVVSVGFMLGVGLLAIVYVSGRADA, encoded by the coding sequence GTGAGCGAACCCGACACGCGCGGTCGACGAGTGGTGGTGTGGATGTACGTCTCCGCGGTCGCCGTCGCCGGCCTGTTCGGCTACGTGCTCGGCATCATCGTCTACGGCGACGGCGGCGGCCCCGCGGGGCCGCTCGTGGAGGGGTCGGGCGCGTCCTACGGCGCCATCGGCCCGATTACGTTCCAGCTGAACCCCCTGAACCTCGCGGCGTTCGGCGTCGTCTCCGTGGGCTTCATGCTGGGCGTCGGCCTGCTGGCCATCGTCTACGTCTCCGGGCGCGCCGACGCCTGA